The DNA sequence GATCTCGACGGCGACGACCCGGTCGGCGGCCTCCAGCAGTGCGAGCGTCAGCGAGCCCAGTCCGGGCCCGACCTCGACGACCACGTCGTCGGGCCGGACCTCGGCGGTGCGCACGATGCGGCGCACCGTGTTGGCGTCGATGACGAAGTTCTGGCCCTTCTGCTTCGTCGGCCGTACGCCGAGTACGGCGGCCAGCTCCCGGATGTCGGCCGCCCCGAGGAGGGCCGACATCTCGGGCGGGGCGGTCTCGGACGGGGAGGTCTCCGGCGTACCGGTCGCCGGTACGGCGGGTTCGGGCTGCTGCTCTGCGGTGCTCACCGATAAAGGGTACGGCCGCAGTGTGGCCAGGGACTCGCCCCCCGCTGTACGTAGAGCTTCTTCGCCCGGTACGTCTGTTCCGGGCCCGGAGCGTCCTGCGGGCGGCCTCTGCCGCCGAGGGCCTGCCAGGTCTGCACGTCGAACTGGTAGAGCCCCCCGTACGTGCCCGAGGGGTCCGTGGCGCCGGGCCGGCCGCCCGACTCGCAGCGGGCCAGCGCGCCCCAGTCGAGGCCGTCCGCGCCCTGGACGGAGGTGGGCAGCGGCTTGGTGCCGACCTTGACGAGCTGGCTGACGGGCTCGCGGACGGTCTCCTCGGCGATCTTGCGGGGCCTTTGCCGGACCCCGTTGACGGTGCGCAGGCTGTACGTGGCCCTGCGCGCTCCGGGCCGTCCGGAGCGCTCGACGACTTCGGTGCCGGCGAAGAGGTCGGGGTCCTTGACCCGCTCGGTCGCGTACGGGATGCGTTCCTCGCGGATCTCGCGGGTGCCGGTGATGCGGAGGACGGTGACGGTCTGGCCGTCGCGCGGGAAGGAGCCGGCGGGCACGGAGGTGGCGTCCTGGCCGTGGAGGGTGATCCCGGCTTCGTCGAGGGCCTCCTGCACGGTGGCGGCGTTGGTGCGGATCGCCCGCTCGCGGCCGTCGGCCATGAAGGTGATGCTGCGTTCGGTGCGGACGGCGAGGGTCAGGCCGGTCCGGGGGACGGCGGCGGTGCGGGGTGCGGAGAGGTAGGCGCCCTCGGCGCGGATGCCGAACTGGCGCAGTGCGCCGTCGACGGTGCGGGCGGTGGTCCACACCTCGCGCCGCTGTCCGTCCAGGGTCAGGCTCAGCGGGCGGCCGTAGCGCAGCACGATCTCGTCGCCGTCGTCGAGGACCTCCGCCCCGGCCGGGGCGACGAGGTCGTGGGGGCCGATGCCGAGTCCTTCGGCGGCCAGCAGCTCGTCCACGTCGTCGGCGAAGGTGTGCAGGGTCCGCGGGACTCCGTCGACGGTGAGGCGGACGGCCTTGTCGGCGGCGACGAAGGCGGTGGTGCCGCCCGCCAGGAACGCGACGACCAAGGCCTGCGGCACGATGCGCCGCCAGGTGTCCCGGGGAGCGGGGGCGGCGCTCCGGCGCCGCCTCGGACCGGGCGCGGGGCCGCCGCCGGGGGCCGGGACGGGGGCCGGGACGGCCGGGACGGGGGCCGGGACGGCCGGCGCGGGCACCGTGCCGAGTCCGCCCCGGCGCCGTCCGGTCCCCGCGGGGGCCGGTCCGGCCGGGGCGGCGGCGGTGTCCGGGGGCGCCGCCGGCGCGGTGCGGCGCCGGCGGCCGGTGGCCGGCGGCTCCGGCTCGAGTGCGGGGCCCGGGACGGGACCGGCCGGGGCGGGGGTCCGGCCGCGGGCCCGGCGGCCCGCCCCGGGCTCGGCGGCCGTCCGCCGACGCCCGCCGCCGCGGGGCGCCGGCACCGCGGGCTCCGTGAGCGCTCCCGGGTCCGGGTCCCGGTCCGCACCCGGGCGCGGGAGCAGGTCCGGGCCCGAATCCGCCGCCGGGCCCGGGAACGGGTCCGGAGCCCGGCCCGGCGCCGGGTCCGGGAAGGGATCCGCGTCCGGGCCTGCCCCCGGATCCGCGTACGGATCCGCGTCCGGGCTTGCTCCACGCCCCGCGTACGGATCCGGGACCCGGTAGGGCACCGGTCCGGCGGCCGGGTCCGGGGCCGGCGTCCCCGGGTCCGGGTACGGGTCCGCGTACGGATCCATCAGGTCCGGATCCATCAGGTCCCGGCCCGCGCCCGGGGCGAGGAACGGGTCCGGGTGGAGGCCCGGTTCCGCGGTCGGGTCCGGGGCCGCGGCCCAGGGGTCGCGTCCACCGGCCGGCCAGGCCACATCGCTCATCGCGCTCGCTCCACTGGTCCGTCCGGCTGCTTCGGGCACGGCACCCTAGCGGAGCGGCCGTCACGCTACAAAGCCGGGCGGCTACGGAACGTGGCGAACGGGTGAGGAGCTGGTGCGGGGGGCCTCAGTAGGCGAAGGCGCGGGCCGTGTTGGCCGCCAGTGCCGTCGCCATGGCGTCCTCGTCGAGGCCGCGGACGGCGGCCATCGCCCGTACGGTCAGCGGAATCAGGTACGGCGCGTTGGGCCGTCCCCGGTACGGGGCCGGGGTGAGGTACGGGGCGTCCGTCTCCACGAGGACCAGCTCCAGCGGGGCCACCGCGAGGGCTTCGCGCAGGGGCGCCGCGTTCTTGAAGGTGACGGTCCCGGCGAAGGACATGTAGTAGCCGGCGGCGGCGCACTCGCGGGCCATCTCCGCGTCGCCGGAGTAGCAGTGGAAGACGGTCCGCTCGGGGGCGCCCTCCTCGCGCAGGACGCGCAGCACGTCCGCGTGCGCCTCGCGGTCGTGGATGACCAGGGCCTTGCCCTGCCGCTTGGCGATCTCGATGTGCGCGCGGAAGGAACGCTCCTGCGCGGCCATGCCCTCCGGGCCGGTCCGGAAGTAGTCGAGGCCGGTCTCGCCGACCGCCTTCACGTGCGCGAGGGCGGCCAGGGCCTCGATCTCGGCGAGCGCGTCGTCGAGGGCGGCCTCGCCGCCGCCCGTCCGGGCGCCCTGCCGCGACCAGCCGTCGGGGTCCCCGTGCACGATCCGGGGGGCTTCGTTGGGGTGCAGGGCCACGGCCGCGTGCACGTTCTCGTGGGCGGCGGCGGTCTCGGCGGCCCAGCGGGAGCCCTTCACGTCGCAGCCCACCTGGACGACGGTGGTGACCCCGACGGAGGCGGCCTTGGCGAGGCCCTCCTCGACGGTGCCGGACTGCATGTCCAGGTGGGTGTGGGAGTCGGCGACCGCCACCCGGAGCGGTTCGGGCAGCGGCGGCGGCGCGTCGTTCGGCGTACTACGGCTCATGCGGCCGATCTTATGACCGGCGGAAGAGCCCCAGCAGCCGGGCCATCAGGCCGGGCCGTTCCACCGGGACCGGTCCGGGGGCGTCGTGCAGGGAGGCCTTATGGGGCTTGGGGGCCCTCGTGGTGTACCCGGCGGGCACCGGGCCGGCGATCCCGGGGGCCGCGCGGTGGTGGTAGAGCTGGTCGAGCATGCCGATGACGGACTTGACCTGGCCCTCCCGCATGATCCGCACCACGTGGCCGCCGCAGTTCATGCAGGTCGGGTTGGACAGGGGGGAGGGGACCCGCTCGCCGTTCGCCGTGTAGACGATGAACGGCAGGCCCCGGCCGTCGGTGTGGTGCTCGATCTCGTATCCCTGCTCCCACCCGTACCCGCACTTCATGCAGGCGAAGGAGTACGCCTCGTGCACGGTCGGCACGGCCGCGGGAGCGGGAGCCGCGGCGGCGGCCGGGGCGGTGACGGTAGAAGCGGTGGGTACGGAGACGGGTTGGGGTTCGGCGATCTCACTCATGCCAGCTCCTCTTGTTCCACTGGTGCCATAGCCAGTGGACGCCTCTTCGGGCGGGAGCGCATCAGGCCCTGTCCAGTGTTGGACGGTCCTTGGGCGAGTCATGCCCAAAGCGCCCGGTGCGCGGTCTGAGCTTTGCTTTTCAGGTTAGCTCTTTACCGTCTCACGGCGACTTCTGTGCCGCGTTCTTTGCCGCGACCACGGCGTCGAACACCTCTCGCTTGGGTAGCCCCGCCTCGGCCGCGACCGCCGCGATGGCCTCCTTGCGCCGCTCCCCCGCCTCCTCGCGCACCCGTACCCGGTTCACCAGCTCCTCGGCGTCCACATCGCCGGGGGCCGCGGCCGGGGCTCCCTCGACGACCACGGTGATCTCCCCGCGCACGCCTTCGGCGGCCCAGGCGGCCAGCTCGCCGAGCCCGCCGCGCTTGACCTCCTCGTAGGTCTTGGTCAGCTCGCGGCAGACGGCGGCGCGGCGGTCGACGCCGAAGACCTCGGCCATCGCGGCCAGGGTGTCGTCGAGCCGGTGCGGGGCCTCGAAGTAGACGAGGGTGCGGCGTTCGGCGGCGAGCTCGCGGAGCTTGCCGAGGCGCTCGCCGGCCTTGCGCGGCAGGAAGCCCTCGAAGCAGAACCGGTCGACCGGCAGCCCGGAGAGGGCGAGCGCGGTGAGGACGGCGGAGGGCCCGGGGACGGCCGTGACCTTGATGTCCTTCTCCACGGCGGCGGCGACGAGCCGGTAGCCGGGGTCGGAGACCGAGGGCATGCCGGCGTCCGTCACCAGCAGGACGCGCTTGCCGGCCTCCAGGGCCTCGACCAGTTCGGGGGTGCGCGCGGACTCGTTGCCCTCGAAGTACGACAGGACGCGCCCGGTGGTGTGCACGCCGAGCCCCTGCGTGAGCCTGCGCAGCCGCCGGGTGTCCTCGGCGGCGATCACGTCGGCCCGCTCCAACTCCGATGCGAGCCGCGGCGGGGCGTCGGTGAGGTCGCCGATGGGCGTCCCGGCGAGGACGAGTACGCCGGCCCCCTGCCCATCGGGAAATGACGCCGTGGAGGGGGCCGGGGCGGGGGCTTCGGCGGAGCGGGGCTGGTCAGTGGTCACCGCCCCATCCTCTCAGCCGCCCCAACCGCCGCGCCCCACACTCCCGTCCCCCTGGGTCCGGCACAGGGTCGTTCCCTACGATGTGCCGGTGACCAGTACCGCGACGCCGCCGCCCAGCCCTGCGGGGGCCCCGCCCGCCACCGAGGCCGGGCCCGGCCCGGACCCCGCCGACCAGCCGTCCGCCTGGCTGCGCCGTCTGCGCGGCTTCGGCTACGTTCCGCCCGCCGGGGCGAAGCGGCAGCCGGACGTGCGCACCCGCCTGGTGCCGCCGTACGCACGGCCCTCCGCCCAGCTGTGGGCGCAGCTGGGGATCGGACCGGCCGCCGCGGAGCGCTGGGAGCTGGTGCTGGCGTGGGCCGGACCGCTGCTGGTGGCGCTGGTCGCCGGGGTGCTGCGGTTCGCCCACCTGGGCACCCCGAAGGCGGTGATATTCGACGAGACGTACTACGCCAAGGACGCCTGGGCCACGGTCAAGCAGGGCTACGAGGCGAGCTGGCCCAAGGACATCGACAAGTCGATCCTCGCCAATCCCGACGGGGTCTCCCTCCCGCTGGACCCGGGCTACGTCGTGCATCCGCCGGTCGGCAAATGGGTGATCGGCCTGGGCGAGTGGATGTTCGGCTTCGACCCGTTCGGCTGGCGGTTCATGACCGCGCTGCTCGGCACCCTCTCCGTACTGATGCTGTGCCGGATCGGGCGGCGGCTGTTCCGGTCGACGTTCCTGGGCTGCCTGGCCGGCCTGCTGCTGGCGGTGGACGGCCTGCACCTGGTGATGAGCCGGACCGCCCTGCTCGACCTGGTGCTGATGTTCTTCGTGCTGGGTGCCTTCGGATCGCTGGTGATCGACCGGGACAAGGTGCGGGCCCGGCTCGCGGCGGCGCTCCCGGTGGACGAGGAGGGGCGGACCCGCCCGGACGCCCGGATCGCGGAGACGCTGAAGCTGGGCTGGCGCCCGTACCGGCTCCTGGCCGGGGTCAGCCTGGGCCTGGCCTTCGGCACGAAGTGGAACGGCCTGATCGTGCTGGCCTTCTTCGGCGTGCTGACCGTCCTGTGGGACGCGGCCGCCCGCCGCACGGCGGGCGCGGGCACCCCGTACGCGGCGATGCTGCGCCGCGACAGCTGGACCGGCTTCCTCTCCCTCGTGCCGGTGGCGATCTCCGTCTACGTGGCCTCGTGGCTCGGCTGGATCCTCTCCCCCGACAACGGCAAGGGCGGCTACTTCCGCGACTGGGCCGCCAAGAACGACCAGCACAGCTCGTTGTCCTTCCTGCCCGAGTGGCTGCGGAGCCTGTGGCACTACGAGACGGAGGTCTACAAGTTCCACGTGGGCCTGACCTCGGGCCACACCTACGAGTCGAACCCGTGGAGCTGGCTGGTCCTGGGGCGTCCCGTCTCCTACTTCTACGAGTCCCCCGCACCCGGCACCGACGGCTGCCCGGCGACGGAGACCGCCAAGTGCGCGCGCGAGGTGCTGGCGCTCGGTACGCCGCTGCTGTGGTGGGCGGGCTGCTTCGCGCTGATGTACGTGCTGTGGCGGTGGTTCTTCCGCCGCGACTGGCGGGCGGGCGCGATCGCGTGCGCGCTGGGCGCGGGCCTGCTGCCCTGGTTCAACTACCAGGAGCGGACCATCTTCTTCTTCTACGCGGTGGTCTTCGTCCCGTACCTGTGCCTGGCGGTGGCCATGATGATCGGCGCCCTGCTGGGCCCGGCCGGCTCCTCGGAACGCCGCCGCGCCCTGGGCGCGGTGGCGGCGGGCGTGCTGGTGCTCCTGATCGTGTGGAACTTCATCTACTTCTGGCCCATCTACACCGGCCAGACCATCCCGATGGATTCCTGGCAGAACCGGATGTGGCTGGACACCTGGGTCTAGTGGGGCGGGCGATCCCTGATGTCCCGGGGCAACCAAACCCCTGAACCGTTTGTCTGTTCGACGTAAGGTCTACTCCACGGCCTCCTTGAACGTGTTCAGCGTTCAACGGCCGGGGGTCGGGACGCACGGGGAACGGGGATGGGGATGAACGGGGCTGCGAAGGGTGCCATCGTCGGCGGGGTCTTCCTCGCGATGGTGGGCGGAGCGGGATACGGGGTGTACGCGCTGGTGGGGGACGCCGGCGGGAACGGCGCCCCCGGCACGAGCGCGACCGGCCCGGCGGTGCCCGCCAAGGGCAGCGGGCCGGTCAGCGACGAGGACGCCGCGGCGACCGCCAAGGCGTTCTTCGCCGCGTGGACGGCCGGGGACGCCCGGGCGGGGGCCGACCTGACGAACAATCCGGCGGAGGCGCAAGGCGCCCTCGGCGACTTCACGGCCAAGGCCTACGTGTCCAAGGTCGCGATCACCCCCGGCACGCAGACCGGGACCACGGTGGCGTACTCCGTCGCCGCGGAGGTCACCTACGAGGGAGTCACCAAGCCCCTCGCCTACGAGTCCAAGCTGACCGTGGTCCGCGGCAACACCACCGGGCTGCCGCTCGTCGACTGGCAGCCCTCGGTGCTCCACCCGCAGCTCCAGAAGGGCGAGAAGCTGCGCGGCGGCGCCCCGGCCAACCCGCCGGTCAAGGCCGTCGACCGCAAGGGCAGGGAGCTGACGGCCGAGAAGTACCCGTCGCTGCGCCCGGTCCTCGACAGCCTGCGCAAGACGTACGGGGAGCGGCAGGGCGGCAAGAGCGGCGCCGAGCTGTGGATCGAGCCGGTCGCCCAGGAGGCACCCCGGCGGACCCTGCTGACGCTGGTCGAGGGGAAGCCCGGGGAGATCGGGACCGTCCTGGACGCGGACGTCCAGGCGGCGGCCGAGAAGGCGGTCCTGAAGTTCCCGCAGGCTTCGGTGGTCGCCGTCCAGCCGAGCACCGGGAACATCCTGGCCATCGCCGACCACCGCGGGGACGGCTTCCCCGCGTCCCTCAGCGGAGCCCGCGCGCCCGGCTCCACGATGAAGATCGTGACCGGCGCGATGCTGCTCGACCGGGGTCTGGTGGCGGCGGACAAGGTCGCCGAGTGCCCGGCGGCGGTGCAGTGGGAGGGCAAGACCTTCACGAACCTGAAGGGCTTCAAGCTGGACGGCGAGACCTTCGCGACGAGCTTCGCCCAGTCCTGCAACACCGCCTTCATCAAGCAGATCAAGCCGGTCGACGACGACGACGCGCTCCCGAAGGAGGCCCGTGAGGTCTTCGGCATCGGCGAGGGCATCGAGTGGAAGGTCGGCGTGCCCACCGTCGACGGGAAGGTCCCGGACGCGACCGGTCCGGCGGCGGCCGCCGCGTACATCGGCCAGGGTCGGATCCAGATGAACCCGCTGACCATGGCCTCGATCACGGCGACCGCCCGCACCGGGGTCTTCCGCCAGCCGGTCGTCGTCAAGGCCTCGCTGGACGGCCGCGAGATCGCGAAGGCCACCCGGAGGATGAAGCCCTCGGTGGCGGCGCAGCTGGTGCGGATGATGAAGCTGACGGCCACCGCGGGGACGGCCCAGGGTGCGATGTCCGCGGTCCACGGCTCCGACAAGGGCGCGAAGACCGGCTCGGCGGAGGTCGACGGGGCGCAGAACCCGGACAGCTGGTTCACCGGCTTCAGCGGGGACGTGGCGGCCGCGGCGATGGTCGAGGGCGGCGGCCACGGCGGCGACGCGGCGGGCCCGATCGTTGCGGCCGTCCTGAACGCGGGCTGAGCGGGGCTGAGCGGCGACGCCCGGGGCTGCCCGGGCGTCCCGCCCCGGTCAGCCCTCCCGTACGTCGGCCAGCGCGGCTCCCGCGTGCCGGATCAGCTCGCGCGGATCCATCGGGAAGACCGTGTGCGGGGTCCCCGCGGCGGCCCAGACCACCTCGTGGGCCAGCAGGGAGCGGTCCGCGAGGACCCGGGTGCGCGTGCGGTGCCCGAAGGGCGGGACCCCGCCGATGGCGTAGCCCGTGGTCTCGCGGACCAGTGCCGCGTCGGCCCGGGTCACGGCGCCCGCCCCGAGTTCGCGGCGCACCGCCTCCACGTCCACCCGGGAGGCCCCGTCCATGAGCACCAGTACGGGAATCCCGTCGGCCGCGAAGATCAGCGACTTCACGATCTGGCTGAGCTCGCAGCCGATCGCGGCGGCCGCGTCGGCGGCGGTCCGGGTTCCGTCGGGGAAGCTCCGTACGTCCGGCTCCAGGCCCAGTGCGGCGAGGGCTCCGGCGAAGAGGGGGTGCGTGCTGGTCGTCATGACGGCACGCTAGCGCCTGTCGTCAAACTCCCGCCTGCCTCGGGCGACGACGGGAGTGTGACGACAGGCCCTAGCGCTCCCCGCACCGCCCGCGCGACGTCCTTTGTCGGGGCCCCCGCTACAGCGCGGAGCGCAGGGCCCGGACCAGGGCCTGGGCGCGCGGGTCGGCGGTGACGGACTTGGCGTGGGCGTTGGTGACGTAGCCGAAGCCGATGCCCGCCTCCGGGTCCGCGAAGGCCAGCGAGCCGCCGCGGCCCGGGTGCCCGAAGGAGGCCGGGGACAGCAGCGGGGACGCGGGGCCGTGCAGCATGTAGCCGGGGCCGAAGCGGGTGTTGACCACCAGCACGCGGTCGGGGCCCGAGGAGAACTCCTTGCCGGCCAGCGCGGTGGTGGCCGGGGTGAAGATCCGCGCGCCGTCCTCCACCACGCCGATGGTGGCCGCGTAGAAGCGGGCCAGGGCGCGGGCCGTGCCGATGCCCGCGGAGGCCGGCAGCTCGGCCGCCCGGTAGGCGGGGTCGTTCTCGTCCGGCAGCGGATAAATGGCCGCGAAGGCGCGGCGGGTGAGGGATTCCGGATCGGCGTAGGCCGCGGAAACGTTTCGCTTCGGCCGGGTCCTGAGCGTGCCCGCGCTCTGCGGCGGATCGACCGGCGCCACCCGGCCCACCCGGTGCTCCTCGGATTCCGGCAGGCCGATCCAGAAGTCCAGGCCCAGCGGCTCCGCGATCTCCTCGGCCAGGATGCCCCCCAGGGAACGGCCGGTCGCCCGCAGCACCAGCTCGGACAGCAGCCAGCTGAAGGTCTGCGCGTGGTAGCCGTGCTCGGTTCCGGGCTCCCAGAAGGCCTGCTGGGCGGCGACCGCGCGGGCTCCGGAGACCCCGTCCGCGGCCTCGGCCACCGTCAGCCCGCGGTCCAGGGCCGGGACTCCCGCGCGGTGCGCGAGCAGGTCACGGACCCGGGTCCGCTCCTTGCCGCCCGCCTTGAACTCCGGCCAGTACGAGCTCACCGGCGCGTCCAGGTCCAGCAGTCCGCGCTGCTGGAGCAGCAGCGGTACGGCCGCGGCCACGCCCTTGGTCGCGGAGCGGACGATCTGCACGGTGTCCTCGGCCCACGGCTCCGCGCCGCCGCCGTCGGCGCCCGCGTCGGCGCCCCCGTCGGCGTCCTTGGTGCCGGCCCAGAGGTCCACGACCTTGCGGCCGTCGCGGTACACGGCCACCGCCGCGCCCCGGTCCCCGAGCACCTCGAAGTTGCGTACGAACGCGTCCCTGACGGGCTCGAAGCCCTCCGCCACCACACCCTTGATGTCCACGGGGTGTGCAACAACCTCCGACCGGCGCTTATGCCACCGCTACGGAGCGCGGATCGAAGCCGAAGGGCAGCTCCAGGCGGTGCGCCCGCATCAGCTTCTCGTCGCACAGCACGTCCTGGGTCCTGCCGTCCGCCACGATGGTCCCCTCGCTGAGGATCACCGCGCGCGGGCAGAGCTCCAGCGCGTAGGGCAGGTCGTGCGTGACCATCAGCACGGTGACGTCCAGCGAGCGCAGGATGTCCGCGAGCTCGCGGCGCGAGGCCGGGTCCAGGTTGGAGGACGGCTCGTCCAGGACGAGGATCTCGGGCCGCATGGCCAGTACGGTCGCCACCGCGACCCGGCGGCGCTGCCCGAAGGAGAGGTGGTGCGGGGGCCGGTCCGCGAAGGCGGCCATCCCGACCTGCTCCAGGGCGGCCCGCACCCGCTCCTCCAGCTCGGCGCCGCGCAGTCCGGCGGCGGCCGGGCCGAAGGCCACGTCCTCCCGGACGGTCGGCATGAACAGCTGGTCGTCGGGGTCCTGGAAGACGATGCCGACCCGGCGGCGGACCTCGGCGAAGTTCCGCTTCTCCACGGGCAGCCCGGCCACGCTCACGGAGCCGACGCCGCCGGTCAGGATGCCGTTGAGGTGCAGCACCAGGGTGGTCTTGCCGGCGCCGTTGGGCCCGAGCAGGGCCACCCGCTCCCCGTGCCCGACCGTGAGGTCGACCCCGAAGAGGGCCTGGTGGCCGTCGGGGTAGGCGTAGGCGAGGCCGGCGACTTCCAGCGAGGGCGGGGTGGGGGCCTGGGAGGCGTTCACAGGGTCGTTCAAAGGGTCCATCCCATCAGACAGACGGCGAGCGCCGTCACCGGGAGCGCGGCCGCGTACGCCCACTGGGCGCGGGTGGCCGTCACCTCGTCGATCAACGGCATGGAGCCGGCGTAGCCCCGGCTGACCATCGCGAGGTAGACCCGCTCGCCGCGCTCGTAGGAGCGGATGAACAGGGCTCCGGCGGTCTTCGCGAGGACCCCCCAGTGGCGGATCCCGCGCGCCTCGAAGCCGCGTGAGCGCCGGGCGATGGACATCCGGCGCAGTTCGTCGCTGATGACGTCCCCGTACCGGATCATGAAGGAGGCGATCTGGACGAGCAGCGGCGGCAGCTTGAGCCGCTGGAGGCCCAGCAGCAGGGCCCGCAGCTCGGTGGTGGAGGCGAGGAGTACGGACGCGGCCACGCCGAGGGTGCCCTTGGCCAGCACGTTCCAGGCACCCCAGAGGCCGGAGACGCTGAGCGACATGCCGAGCACCTCCACCCGCTCGCCCTGCGCCACGAAGGGCATCAGGACGGCGAAGGCGACGAAGGGCACCTCGATCAGCAGCCGGCGCAGCAGGAAGCCGGCCGGGATCCGGGCCACGGCCGCGGCCGCCGCGATGAGGAGGGCGTACAGGCCGAAGGCCCACACCGCCTCGCGCGGGGTGGACACGACGACGATCACGAAGCCGAAGGTCGCGGCGAGCTTGCAGTGCGGCGGCAGGTCGTGGACCGGGGAGTTCCCGGGCCGGTAGAGCTTGTGGGCGTGGCCCGCGCCCATGTCAGGCGGCCGGTACGGCCGTGGAGGCGGCGGTCGGGTCGGCGCTGCGGCGGCGGCGGACGGTCCAGAACACGCCGGTGCCGACCACGACGGTCGCACCCACGCCGATGATCCCGGCGAGGCCGCCGGAGAGGCGGGCGTCGGAGACGTCCTTGACTCCGTAGTCGGCGAGCGGGGAGTCGGCGGCCGCGTGCTCGGTGACCTTCTGGTCGATGCCGTTGTCGGCGGCGACCTTCTCCAGTCCGTCGGGGCTGGCGGAGGCGTAGAAGGAGACGAAGCCGGCCAGGGCCAGCGCGGCGACCAGTCCGGTGATCCAGACGGGCTTCGTGGAGCGGGCCGGGGCGGGCACGGCGGCCGGGGCGGCGGGGGCGTCGACCAGTTCGCCGCCGACGCGCAGCTTCAGCGGGGCGGACAGGCCGCGGGCGCCGTGGACGAGGTCGGGGCGGACGGCGATCACGGCGCCGACGGTGGCGGCGGTGATGGCGGCCTCGCCGATGCCGATGAGGACGTGGACTCCGACCATGGCCCCGAACACCTTGCCCAGCGGGACGTCGGTGGTGCCGCCGAGGGCGAAGAGGAGGGTGAAGAAGGCGGCCGCGGCGGGCACGGAGAGCAGGGCTCCGGCGAAGGCGGCGACGGTGATCGAGCGGCGGCCGCCGGGCAGCAGCTTGACCAGCCCGCGGAAGACGGCGTAGGCGACGACCACGGTGACGACGCCCATGGTGACGATGTTGACACCGAGGGCGGTCAGGCCGCCGTCGGCGAACAGGAGGCCCTGCATGAGCAGGACCACGGACACGCACAGCACACCCGTGTACGGGCCGACGAGGATCGCCGCGAGCGCGCCTCCCAGCAAGTGGCCGCTTGTTCCGGCCGCGACGGGGAAGTTGAGCATCTGTACGGCGAAGATGAAGGCGGCGACGAGGCCGGCGAGCGGCGCGGTGCGCTCGTCGAGTTCCCGGCGGGCGCCTCGGAGGCTGACCGCCACGGCTCCGGCGGCGGCGACACCTGCGGCAATGGAGACGGGGGCATCGATGAAGCCGTCGGGCACATGCATGGTTCTGCTCCGCTTCCTGCGGTCCGGCGAGCGGTCCGTTGAACTGACAAAGTCTTTAGCCGTTCAAGAATAGTGCCCAATTGCGAATCGTTGGCAAGAGCGGTGG is a window from the Streptomyces sp. NBC_01244 genome containing:
- a CDS encoding ubiquitin-like domain-containing protein; translated protein: MPAPAVPAPVPAVPAPVPAPGGGPAPGPRRRRSAAPAPRDTWRRIVPQALVVAFLAGGTTAFVAADKAVRLTVDGVPRTLHTFADDVDELLAAEGLGIGPHDLVAPAGAEVLDDGDEIVLRYGRPLSLTLDGQRREVWTTARTVDGALRQFGIRAEGAYLSAPRTAAVPRTGLTLAVRTERSITFMADGRERAIRTNAATVQEALDEAGITLHGQDATSVPAGSFPRDGQTVTVLRITGTREIREERIPYATERVKDPDLFAGTEVVERSGRPGARRATYSLRTVNGVRQRPRKIAEETVREPVSQLVKVGTKPLPTSVQGADGLDWGALARCESGGRPGATDPSGTYGGLYQFDVQTWQALGGRGRPQDAPGPEQTYRAKKLYVQRGASPWPHCGRTLYR
- a CDS encoding TatD family hydrolase, whose translation is MSRSTPNDAPPPLPEPLRVAVADSHTHLDMQSGTVEEGLAKAASVGVTTVVQVGCDVKGSRWAAETAAAHENVHAAVALHPNEAPRIVHGDPDGWSRQGARTGGGEAALDDALAEIEALAALAHVKAVGETGLDYFRTGPEGMAAQERSFRAHIEIAKRQGKALVIHDREAHADVLRVLREEGAPERTVFHCYSGDAEMARECAAAGYYMSFAGTVTFKNAAPLREALAVAPLELVLVETDAPYLTPAPYRGRPNAPYLIPLTVRAMAAVRGLDEDAMATALAANTARAFAY
- the rsmI gene encoding 16S rRNA (cytidine(1402)-2'-O)-methyltransferase, producing the protein MTTDQPRSAEAPAPAPSTASFPDGQGAGVLVLAGTPIGDLTDAPPRLASELERADVIAAEDTRRLRRLTQGLGVHTTGRVLSYFEGNESARTPELVEALEAGKRVLLVTDAGMPSVSDPGYRLVAAAVEKDIKVTAVPGPSAVLTALALSGLPVDRFCFEGFLPRKAGERLGKLRELAAERRTLVYFEAPHRLDDTLAAMAEVFGVDRRAAVCRELTKTYEEVKRGGLGELAAWAAEGVRGEITVVVEGAPAAAPGDVDAEELVNRVRVREEAGERRKEAIAAVAAEAGLPKREVFDAVVAAKNAAQKSP
- a CDS encoding dolichyl-phosphate-mannose--protein mannosyltransferase — encoded protein: MTSTATPPPSPAGAPPATEAGPGPDPADQPSAWLRRLRGFGYVPPAGAKRQPDVRTRLVPPYARPSAQLWAQLGIGPAAAERWELVLAWAGPLLVALVAGVLRFAHLGTPKAVIFDETYYAKDAWATVKQGYEASWPKDIDKSILANPDGVSLPLDPGYVVHPPVGKWVIGLGEWMFGFDPFGWRFMTALLGTLSVLMLCRIGRRLFRSTFLGCLAGLLLAVDGLHLVMSRTALLDLVLMFFVLGAFGSLVIDRDKVRARLAAALPVDEEGRTRPDARIAETLKLGWRPYRLLAGVSLGLAFGTKWNGLIVLAFFGVLTVLWDAAARRTAGAGTPYAAMLRRDSWTGFLSLVPVAISVYVASWLGWILSPDNGKGGYFRDWAAKNDQHSSLSFLPEWLRSLWHYETEVYKFHVGLTSGHTYESNPWSWLVLGRPVSYFYESPAPGTDGCPATETAKCAREVLALGTPLLWWAGCFALMYVLWRWFFRRDWRAGAIACALGAGLLPWFNYQERTIFFFYAVVFVPYLCLAVAMMIGALLGPAGSSERRRALGAVAAGVLVLLIVWNFIYFWPIYTGQTIPMDSWQNRMWLDTWV
- a CDS encoding penicillin-binding transpeptidase domain-containing protein; the encoded protein is MNGAAKGAIVGGVFLAMVGGAGYGVYALVGDAGGNGAPGTSATGPAVPAKGSGPVSDEDAAATAKAFFAAWTAGDARAGADLTNNPAEAQGALGDFTAKAYVSKVAITPGTQTGTTVAYSVAAEVTYEGVTKPLAYESKLTVVRGNTTGLPLVDWQPSVLHPQLQKGEKLRGGAPANPPVKAVDRKGRELTAEKYPSLRPVLDSLRKTYGERQGGKSGAELWIEPVAQEAPRRTLLTLVEGKPGEIGTVLDADVQAAAEKAVLKFPQASVVAVQPSTGNILAIADHRGDGFPASLSGARAPGSTMKIVTGAMLLDRGLVAADKVAECPAAVQWEGKTFTNLKGFKLDGETFATSFAQSCNTAFIKQIKPVDDDDALPKEAREVFGIGEGIEWKVGVPTVDGKVPDATGPAAAAAYIGQGRIQMNPLTMASITATARTGVFRQPVVVKASLDGREIAKATRRMKPSVAAQLVRMMKLTATAGTAQGAMSAVHGSDKGAKTGSAEVDGAQNPDSWFTGFSGDVAAAAMVEGGGHGGDAAGPIVAAVLNAG
- a CDS encoding YbaK/EbsC family protein, whose translation is MTTSTHPLFAGALAALGLEPDVRSFPDGTRTAADAAAAIGCELSQIVKSLIFAADGIPVLVLMDGASRVDVEAVRRELGAGAVTRADAALVRETTGYAIGGVPPFGHRTRTRVLADRSLLAHEVVWAAAGTPHTVFPMDPRELIRHAGAALADVREG